The genomic window GCAACGGCTTAAATAGTTTACAGAAGAAGAAAAAAGTGTGGATGTATATACCTAAGCAAGTCCGGCGGGAGGGTAGCCCGGGCTGCGCCTGGAGCAGCGATGGTTATCACGGTGGTGACCGGCAGCGGCGCCGCTGCCACCGGCGCTAACCACCAAGGAAGCAAGGAGAGAAGAAAGGGAAAGAATCGAAGAGACCACCACACCTACACGAACATCTCGCCGGACCCGCCGtccaggcgccgccgccgccgccgccgaggggaGCATGGATCATGATGTCAGCGAAAGCCACATCGACTTGAACAGGCCCAACTAGACGGCCCATTTAGACTCGCAAAGCTAGAAGAGACTCTTGGGCTGAAAAGCAGCGTCTGCCGTCTTGTGGCCCACGCAGGCGAGTCTTCccttccctctctccttgctgcaGATAATTTCGGATAACATTTTACGGCTCcccttcttccccagctccgccccTCCAAATCGCAGCCGAAACCTCGGAGAAGCTCGCCTCCCGCATCCATGGCTTCAGCCGCGACCTTTCCGAAGCTCCGGCTCGGTCCACGATGCCACGGCTTCTCCCAGCTTCAGGTTCCGTTAATCCTTCAACCGTACGTACCCTCACGCAAGCAGCGTAGGAGTTTCACGAGCGATTGCCATTGATTTAACCCTGTAGGCGGCTGACCCGGTTCATATCCACATGAAGATTGGTGATGCCTGCAAGTGCCCCATGCCTGCCCAACGGTAAAACCTGAATTTTCCATGGACCATGGCTGTATGTGTTTCTGCTTGCTGCTTCAGTGTTCAGTTTGCCATAGGATAACTGGTGGCGGTCAATGTACCAGGTTGCTTGTTTCTACCGGGAGAAATGCGAGGCACACATTCCTGCCGGTTTCGGCGGCTCGATCAGGTGAGCTGCAACTTCTGCAACAAATGCCCACAACAGTACATGTATTTATCACCGCCAGTGATGTTCCAAATGGTACGCAAAACCTTCAGAATCAGATAGAGTCGTTGAGGTTTTCAGAGAACTGCAGGTCGGGGCGCATCGGTCGCCGAGGCCGAGAAGACTGGGCTCTCGCTGGATAGCTTCAAGACAACCGTTGTCAAACGCGACGACGAAAAGATCCATGTGAGATTGTTTGTGCACTCTGCCAAGCCATGTTAAATTAAAGCTGTCAACTCAGAAAAAAAAAAAGCTGTCCACATCTACTAGTCACATACATTGATGCATACATTTGTATTCAACTAATGGGACATGTACCTAGAGATGTTTTGAGTGGTCTTGACTCATCTGATGCTGGGAACTTGTTGCCTGCAGCTAAGAATCGAGCTGCCCGGGAAGGAAacgcagaaggtgtttgatgcagcCTTGACAAGCCTGGCCAAGGATGCGCCGCCGGTTCCAGGTTTCAGAAGGTCCAAGGGTGGTATATCAATTAATCCCCATTTCCTTGCAAGAAACATTTTACATATTTGCTTGCTccaagtcactgaagcttctaacAATTTTATTGCCGTTTTTCTTCATGGATATCTGTTGGATGGTTGAAGGGAAAACATCGAATGTAAGTGCCTATGAACCTTTCACGCCTCATTTGCAAACTCCCCTGATTCTCGTCTGAAATTCCGCCGTTCTGAATGGGGTTTAGTTTCTGGGGTTGCCAGTTTTAATTGCATTGTAAGTCAAGGCTACCTTTTCTTTCACGCATACTTTTCAAGATGGTTGTTAACCAACTCCTCCTCGGAATGGTGAAGTCTTTTAAAACACTGTCCTTGTTCAGAAATAAAACCACCTAAGGACAGGAGTAGTTTGTTTCCATCGAGCATCGCCGAGTACGCTCAACTGTTACCGGCTAAATTTTCAACCGAAAGTGTGGGCTACTAAATACTAACTGCAATCAAGAAATGACACGGCTAGACATAGACATAAACTACACTATCAAGTCTGCACTGCTGTCCTAACCCCCCACATTAAGAACCGAGAACTGACGACAGCTTCTGAATCCCTGTACTGTGTCCAGATACCAAGCAGCATTCTCCTGTCGATGCTCGGCAAGAGCCGGGTCACCAAGTTCATCCTTCAGGAAATACTCAGCGTAACCGTCGGCGATTTCGTCAAGAAGGTTGGTGCCACTTCATAAAAAATTAGAACAGACTAGCCAACCTTTGACTTTTGGATTCAGAAGTAACTGACGCTGGCTTTGCAACCGACCCAGGAAAACATCAAGGTGAACCCTGAAATCGCGACGACACAATCGGAAGGCGACCTGGAGTCGTCGTTCGCGCCGGGCTCGTCGTTCGGGTTCAATGTGATCCTTGAGCTGGAGAAGGAGCCTGACACCGATGATGCTATTGACGTGGAGCTGTCCGACTCCAAGGACGCTCCGGACGTGTTGCAGTCCGACTCTGAAGAGCCTTCCGaagagcagcccgcctcctccacCTGATACTTCAGAGAGGAAATGCCTCCGTGTATTTATTCCCTGATGAATGTGCTCCAGATTCAGCATAGCATTAGCAGGCAAACAATTGTTCAGATAAAACACCAGAGATGATCTGCAGGTTGCGGGTGACACATCACTGAAGATATGTGTGTAGCAGCACTGAGCATGCAGACACGTTAGATTTGGGGAGACATGGGCCCATGATGACAGCGCCGCAGCTCCAGGCTCCAGCGCAGCAATGATGAAAAATCCTATCCAGTTTGTCTGGAGCATGATCCACTGACACCTTGGCTTCGGCTTCGAACTACCCGATCAATCATTTGGGGGTGCTCCACTCCACTCCTCAAGCCTCACACGCCACACCCCCACATCCATCACCAGTGACCTAGTACCAACTCACACGCATGATCCATGCGAGTAATACAGTATAATAACGAAATACATTGCTTTTCCAACCCTATCTTGTTTTTCCAACTCTGATCCCGAGGCCTGGAAGAATCCCCGTGACATGACAGCATTCCCGGCTCCTTGACGCGACCGTTGGGCGATGCTGGGATTTGTGCTCCGTGTTACAAGAAAATTCAACGGATTAGGTTAGTAGGTGCATCTGTGCATGATAATAGATATCGGTAGCATCATTATACCAGAAAACAGGTCATTTCGTCCGAGCGACTTTGATTAAACCCAGGACCTGGAATGATTTTGGGCAGCCACCTTATTCCCCTATCACGCTCACAATTTCAATAGTACTACCGAATTCCCAGCAGAATCAAAAATGTTTGTTAGGTGACCGCATAGGCGTTCACAAGAAAAACCCAACATACATGTTATTCCCTTTCCATTCTAGCCCAGACACCGCTCGCTGCCACACCAACCACCGGTTGGCAATCATAGTTCATAGGGCAATGAAATCTTGGAACATTGTGGATTCAGAGAAAACTTTTCTCGTTCATCGGCAATGGCGGTAGAATTTCTAACACGGATTGGATTCTCACCCCCCTAAAATATGCTTGCTCATGTCCTCATTTCTTCGAACACGGGGAAGATATCGGATTAGGAGTAATTGGTTGGCGATTGGCAGGGGAATTGGCCGGGAGACGGGGTAGGTGCCCAACTTATTGTCAAACAATCAGCATCGATAGGTTCAGATTAACGAATGAATATACGACTGGGCATCGGCTGGGCTGGTGATGGTGAACCAGAAAATATCTGGAAATAATAATGCGGCACTCACGCTGGACTAATCACTAATATTGATGATAATAATGTTGCTCTAGTAATCTACTCCTAGTTGTAGAGGGTGGCCCGTCGCGCTCCACGGACGTACCGCAATCTCTCGTTGAAATGAAATCCAACGCGCTGGTGTGGTgcggtgtggtgtggtgtggtggtTTAACCACCAAAGTACGCGCACCAGTTCTTGACTTGCAAAATCAATGCTCCCTTCCGGAGGTAGGAAAAGGCACCGCTAGATGTAAAGAATGGACTGTGGTCGTCGTTTCGCTGTCAAAAGCCAAATGTAGTAGCCACTTTTAGAGAACCATGTCTACAGAAAATGCTTCTCGCAACAATATTGTTTGTACATGATAAATTCCCCTTTCAGCGTTCTTGTGTGTGGAGAAGGCCACGTGGACGTTTCTGAAAATTGATTCTTAAAATCCATGTATGCGCATTGTATGAAAATGTGTACCAGGAAAAAATTATGTGTGTTTTTAAAGATGCCGATAATAATGTAAATAAACACACGCACGCGTGCATGCATACCACCACCCAGGGGCGGAGCCACGTTATGCCATCCGGTGTCACTGGCACCGGGTAAAATACATGTTTACCTTGTACAATGTCTAGATTTTTGGGCTGGACACCGGTAACTTTTGGACCTGGACACCGGCAAGCCCAGCGATACACAAAACAGAACTACACAAGCGAGGCAATGCAGCCCATCTACGTAAATGTCCACTCCTGAAGTCCTGATGGATCAAATAATCGATCCCTGGTCCCTGTACGTGCGCGTGTGAAAAAAATAGCTATCGATCTTTGATTAATCGATACGTGCGCCGGTCGAGTTGCTCGTCCGCTCGGCTTCTGCGCCTCAACCCTCGCAGCGTCGTCCGTGCTCGCCCCCTCCCCTTCTCCGTCGCGCGGCCAGCCGCCGGTCCGCCCAGTCGCCATTGTTCAAGCATCGCTAGCCGGCCGCCTCTACCCTCACCCGCTCATAGATTGTTGGAAATTTGTGGTACATCTCAACTCTCAACTCAGCACTTGGTAATTGCCGATCTCTCTCAAATCTGAAATCCTAACTGTGAgtagatttttttttcaatttctatTTTTCTAATTATATGGCTAGGATCATAAAATTTAAAGCTATCACAATTGGGAACAATTCGCTGCGATTCATATCTAACCAGGAGCACAGTGTCGAGTAAGTTTAACTCCCTAATCGTATCATTCAATCAATATGTTTTGTTTATTGTTTCTATTCTTGCATATACAAACACAAATAATGTCACTCGGACATTTTTGCTAACACAATAGTAATTAATCACATGACAATTTATGGAATAGTTTCTTAAGAAAATGAAGACTTTGACACAAAATGATATAGCTAGCCCATCACATGAACCGGATCATCCTCCCGCTCCACCATATTCAAGTGGAAGTGAAGCAGTTTATTTATTTTGGTAAGAGATCTCGTTACCATATAATTTGTGTTGTTGGGTGTGTTATTTTATATATATTACTGCTTGGTGTCCATCCTTGTATATATGATGTgggaaaaaattatatgagaccaggtctcatataaatCAGGTAAGACCCGCCCT from Triticum aestivum cultivar Chinese Spring chromosome 3B, IWGSC CS RefSeq v2.1, whole genome shotgun sequence includes these protein-coding regions:
- the LOC123071740 gene encoding uncharacterized protein isoform X2, whose protein sequence is MASAATFPKLRLGPRCHGFSQLQAADPVHIHMKIGDACKCPMPAQRLLVSTGRNARHTFLPVSAARSGRGASVAEAEKTGLSLDSFKTTVVKRDDEKIHLRIELPGKETQKVFDAALTSLAKDAPPVPGFRRSKGKTSNIPSSILLSMLGKSRVTKFILQEILSVTVGDFVKKENIKVNPEIATTQSEGDLESSFAPGSSFGFNVILELEKEPDTDDAIDVELSDSKDAPDVLQSDSEEPSEEQPASST
- the LOC123071740 gene encoding uncharacterized protein isoform X1; protein product: MASAATFPKLRLGPRCHGFSQLQAADPVHIHMKIGDACKCPMPAQRLLVSTGRNARHTFLPVSAARSGRGASVAEAEKTGLSLDSFKTTVVKRDDEKIHLRIELPGKETQKVFDAALTSLAKDAPPVPGFRRSKGGKTSNIPSSILLSMLGKSRVTKFILQEILSVTVGDFVKKENIKVNPEIATTQSEGDLESSFAPGSSFGFNVILELEKEPDTDDAIDVELSDSKDAPDVLQSDSEEPSEEQPASST